The sequence ATTCTTAATCTTTCCGGGCAAGTTATCAATGACCATGCCATGAGCTGGATAACCAATCTTACAATTGTGCATGGACATAACGCGCAGAGATTCCATCCAAGTATTGAGGTGTTCGTTGGCCGCTGTTCCATGGCCGAGTATGTTGTCTCCCGTGAACATGGCATTATCTTCCTCTAAAACGAAGCACATGTGGTCATGTGAATGACCAGGCGAGTGGACTGCACGAAGCGTAGCGCCTTCGACAGAGAATAGCTGGCCGTCCGCGATTGGCTGTTGGTTTATACCGGGTGAATTTTTATAAATGGAGTTGGATAGATAGGGGTAAAGGTGACACAAGTCGGGTACTCCCCCCATGTGATCGCCATGCCAATGGGATATCAGTACGTAGGACAATGAGGCATTTTCGGCCTCGAGGGTAGTAGACAACAGCTCTGCCCATTCTGGAATACCCTGGCCCGTATCGATCAGAATCCTGTGCCGACCAGTCCCAACAATGTAAGTGTTGGTCCCTTGAAGCGTGAACTATCTTCCGTTAGTCTTAGTTCCTGCCCATGACATATTGGTCCAGTTACCATTCCGGCATTTTGGCCCAGCACTCGGATGACTCTAGGACTGATTCTCTCTACATCCGCTATGGCGGGTAAATGAGACAGTTGAGCTTCAAGATAATCTTGAAATGAGCTGAGATCAAGAGCCTTGTTAATTTGCATGTAACCTCCTTTGTGCTTTTTCAGAGGTATTTCCTCTATGGCCAACGCCTGATGAGCCATATGTGTGACTGCAATGGCAAATATTTCGAAAgcgaaaagaacaaaaaatgTCCAGAACACAGACTCAAAATGAAAaaggccaaagaagaaggagaggcaaAATGAAATCAAGTAAATGCGCTACAAAGCTGTTACACCTGGTACAATACCTATCGGGATTTAAAAAATGCCCGCACCTCGGGCATTTGACGCGGTCAGAAAAGTGATACCTCAAATCCCGAGCGTGCTACGGTCTCCTGGCTTCTTATCATGAATAAACGAAGACATCAAGAAAGGAAATTTTCGCCGTTTCTGGGCCTTGAAAGCTTGCTGTTTACACAATCAGTGACATTCTGATACGTTCATAATCATGTCACCATTGCTGTTTGGCCACAACGTCGCCGGTGATAGGCACGAGTTTGATCCGGAGCGATGGATAACCAATCATTCCTCTCGTCAGATTGGACCCAACGAACAACCGGGTAGCTCAAGGCTGCCAGAACAGCATCCAGGGACCGGCATCGATGTGCTGATTGTTGGTGCCGGCATGGGCGGCCTAATGTCAGCGCTGGAATGCTGGAGAAAGGGACATAACATTGTTGGAATCCTAGAGAGACAAGATGGGCCTGTTTATTCAGGCAAGTATTTTCTATTCTCTCAGTGAGTATCCTATTCTGACAACTGCGTAGGCGATATCATTGTCATTCAGCCTTCTGCTGTGTCGGTATTCAGACACTGGCCAGACCTGATGCGCGatatggaagaagagcaaattGATGCCAGTGTTAAATATGTAAGACACAGCGGAGAACATATATACGGGCCTACTATTCCAAATTTTAACGAACCAGAATTTGTCGCTGCCCGCAAAGGCCCTCCCGTCGCAGCGGCTCAGATTCGACAAAAGTTCTACCGCATGTTACTCCGCCAGGTTGCCAAACTGGGATTGAAAGTCAGTTATGGGAAACAAGTCGCTCGATACTTTGAGGATAACATCTCTAACAAAGGAGGTGTTATGCTCGAAAATGGAGATATTCACCTTGCCGATGTGGTTGTTGCCGCAGACGGGTTGAGGTCGAGGTCTGAATCGCTTGTCTGTCGAGGGGATGTTGAACCTCCCCAGTCCAGCGGTATGTCTATATATCGCATATCGTTTCCACGGGAGATGGCTATGAAGAGTGACTTGGTCCGGAAGAGATGGGGCGATTCACCTGCAATGTGGGAGTATTGGCTTGGTCCCGGAATGTACATTGGGATCTGGGTCTCAGACGAGATTGTTGGATGGGGATTTACGCCTCGAGATACGGTAGGCACACCAACAGAGACTTGGGAGCCAGATACCGATGCAGAAGAAGTTGTGAAGGCTCTTCTGAGAGCTCCTGGATGGGACCCTGCTATTCCAGCCCTTATTCGCAGCTCACCGGAAAAGGGCATTGTCCACTGGCCATTGCTCTGGCGTGACTTGCGCCAGGAATGGACTTCGCCTGGAGGTCGTGTGGTGCAAGTTGGC comes from Trichoderma asperellum chromosome 3, complete sequence and encodes:
- a CDS encoding uncharacterized protein (SMCOG1170:metallo-beta-lactamase family protein~antiSMASH:Cluster_3.8), whose protein sequence is MAHQALAIEEIPLKKHKGGYMQINKALDLSSFQDYLEAQLSHLPAIADVERISPRVIRVLGQNAGMFTLQGTNTYIVGTGRHRILIDTGQGIPEWAELLSTTLEAENASLSYVLISHWHGDHMGGVPDLCHLYPYLSNSIYKNSPGINQQPIADGQLFSVEGATLRAVHSPGHSHDHMCFVLEEDNAMFTGDNILGHGTAANEHLNTWMESLRVMSMHNCKIGYPAHGMVIDNLPGKIKNELAVKAKREVLALQVLQKIKLRAGKGKGSVTVRELVTEAHGDRLDEAVREMAIQPLMEEVLRKLAEDQKVAFEVRNGEKKWFRIQFD
- a CDS encoding uncharacterized protein (EggNog:ENOG41~antiSMASH:Cluster_3.8~SMCOG1087:hypothetical protein) → MSPLLFGHNVAGDRHEFDPERWITNHSSRQIGPNEQPGSSRLPEQHPGTGIDVLIVGAGMGGLMSALECWRKGHNIVGILERQDGPVYSGDIIVIQPSAVSVFRHWPDLMRDMEEEQIDASVKYVRHSGEHIYGPTIPNFNEPEFVAARKGPPVAAAQIRQKFYRMLLRQVAKLGLKVSYGKQVARYFEDNISNKGGVMLENGDIHLADVVVAADGLRSRSESLVCRGDVEPPQSSGMSIYRISFPREMAMKSDLVRKRWGDSPAMWEYWLGPGMYIGIWVSDEIVGWGFTPRDTVGTPTETWEPDTDAEEVVKALLRAPGWDPAIPALIRSSPEKGIVHWPLLWRDLRQEWTSPGGRVVQVGDSAHSFTPTSGNGATQALEDAITLATCLQLGGSSRAVPMATKIYNLLRYQRVSCAQKMTFVNSQLKTETDWDAIWKDPVKVKTRFPKWVFNHDPEKYAYEKYSQAFAHIVAGVPFENTNFPPGHKFVPWTINEVYKEMENGRRVEDLLDGDWS